Proteins encoded together in one Meles meles chromosome 7, mMelMel3.1 paternal haplotype, whole genome shotgun sequence window:
- the PDGFB gene encoding platelet-derived growth factor subunit B isoform X1, which translates to MNRCWALFLSLCCYLRLVSAEGDPIPEELYEMLSDHSIRSFDDLHRLLHGASVDEDGAELDLNLTQSHSGGELEESLSRGRRSLGSPTVAEPAMIAECKTRTEVFEISRRLIDRTNANFLVWPPCVEVQRCSGCCNNRNVQCRPTQVQLRPVQVRKIEIVRKKPTFKKATVTLEDHLACKCETVVAIRPVTRSSGSTQEQRAAKAPQTRVTIRTVRVRRPPKGKHRKFKHTHDKKALKETLGA; encoded by the exons ATGAATCGCTGCTGGGcgctcttcctgtctctctgctgcTACCTGCGTCTGGTCAGCGCCGAG GGGGACCCCATTCCCGAGGAGCTCTACGAGATGCTGAGTGACCACTCGATCCGCTCCTTTGATGACCTCCATCGCCTGCTGCACGGAGCCTCCGTAG ATGAAGATGGGGCCGAGTTGGACCTGAATCTGACCCAATCCCATTCTGGTGGCGAGCTGGAGGAGAGTTTATCCCGAGGGAGAAGGAGCCTAG GTTCCCCGACAGTCGCTGAGCCGGCCATGATCGCCGAGTGCAAGACGCGCACCGAGGTGTTCGAGATTTCGCGGCGCCTCATAGACCGCACGAACGCTAACTTCCTGGTGTGGCCGCCGTGCGTGGAGGTGCAGCGCTGCTCCGGCTGCTGCAACAACCGCAACGTGCAGTGCCGCCCCACCCAGGTGCAGCTGCGGCCCGTCCAG GTGAGAAAAATCGAGATTGTACGGAAGAAGCCAACCTTTAAGAAGGCCACGGTGACCCTGGAGGACCACCTGGCATGCAAGTGTGAGACAGTGGTGGCTATTCGACCCGTGACCAGAAGCTCGGGGAGTACCCAAGAGCAGCGAG cAGCCAAGGCACCCCAAACTCGGGTGACCATTCGGACAGTGAGAGTCCGCCGGCCCCCCAAGGGGAAGCACCGGAAGTTCAAGCACACGCATGACAAGAAGGCACTGAAGGAGACCCTCGGAGCCTAG
- the PDGFB gene encoding platelet-derived growth factor subunit B isoform X2, protein MNRCWALFLSLCCYLRLVSAEGDPIPEELYEMLSDHSIRSFDDLHRLLHGASVDEDGAELDLNLTQSHSGGELEESLSRGRRSLGSPTVAEPAMIAECKTRTEVFEISRRLIDRTNANFLVWPPCVEVQRCSGCCNNRNVQCRPTQVQLRPVQVRKIEIVRKKPTFKKATVTLEDHLACKCETVVAIRPVTRSSGSTQEQRAKAPQTRVTIRTVRVRRPPKGKHRKFKHTHDKKALKETLGA, encoded by the exons ATGAATCGCTGCTGGGcgctcttcctgtctctctgctgcTACCTGCGTCTGGTCAGCGCCGAG GGGGACCCCATTCCCGAGGAGCTCTACGAGATGCTGAGTGACCACTCGATCCGCTCCTTTGATGACCTCCATCGCCTGCTGCACGGAGCCTCCGTAG ATGAAGATGGGGCCGAGTTGGACCTGAATCTGACCCAATCCCATTCTGGTGGCGAGCTGGAGGAGAGTTTATCCCGAGGGAGAAGGAGCCTAG GTTCCCCGACAGTCGCTGAGCCGGCCATGATCGCCGAGTGCAAGACGCGCACCGAGGTGTTCGAGATTTCGCGGCGCCTCATAGACCGCACGAACGCTAACTTCCTGGTGTGGCCGCCGTGCGTGGAGGTGCAGCGCTGCTCCGGCTGCTGCAACAACCGCAACGTGCAGTGCCGCCCCACCCAGGTGCAGCTGCGGCCCGTCCAG GTGAGAAAAATCGAGATTGTACGGAAGAAGCCAACCTTTAAGAAGGCCACGGTGACCCTGGAGGACCACCTGGCATGCAAGTGTGAGACAGTGGTGGCTATTCGACCCGTGACCAGAAGCTCGGGGAGTACCCAAGAGCAGCGAG CCAAGGCACCCCAAACTCGGGTGACCATTCGGACAGTGAGAGTCCGCCGGCCCCCCAAGGGGAAGCACCGGAAGTTCAAGCACACGCATGACAAGAAGGCACTGAAGGAGACCCTCGGAGCCTAG